The Fictibacillus phosphorivorans genomic sequence GGAAGACCATTCTTCCGATTCTCCCCAAGCCATTAATTGCAATTTTTGCTTTCATGAAGCTGCTCCTTCCAATGTGTTATACTCTATCTTGTATCTATCTGTAATTAGTATATCATATTAGAACTTGAAAAGAACATACTTTTATTTAAATTAGGCTGAAAAAGGGCTCATATAGATAAAAACAGACCTGAATTAGTTATCAGGTCTGTTTTTTTGTTTGTTAAGTAATAATAGAACATCATTTTCTAATTCTACAAGAGAGCCATTATTCATGATAATTACATCTGCCAGTTCCTTTTTCTCTGTGATCGGCATCTGCGAGTGAATTCTAGACAATGCTTGCTTCTCTGAAAAATGGTCACGGTTGATCAATCTTTGAAGTTGCAGTTCTGGGGCAGTATAGACTAACCACGTTCGATCAACCATATGTGTCAGGTTACTCTCAAATAAGAGTGGTATATCCATAACCACTAAAGACTCACCTGAACGTTGATAAGCATCTGCTTGCCGTTTCATTTCCTTCCTTACCGCAGGATGAACAATCTCGTTCAACATTGTTCTTTTTTCTGAATCATTGAAGATGATTTCTCCTAACGCTGCTCTGTTTATTGTCTTGTCATCATTTAATATTTGGTCCCCAAAACAAGCCACGATCTTCTCATACGCTTCTTTCTCTGGCATAACAACTTCTCTTGAAATAATATCGGCATCAACAACAGGAATTCCTTGACTCTTGATGATGTTGCTGACTGTTGACTTCCCTGTAGCGATGCCTCCTGTTAATCCAATAATCACAGTTATCCTCCACGGTTACATTTTTAATAATCCCATTACGATCAGCAAAACTCCTGGCAGAACGGACAATCCCTTCATCCAGTTTGTTTTGTTAAAAAGATATAATCCTAGTATCATACCACCCCATAAGAATAAGGCACTCATCAACGCAATGGTAATGGTGGTTAATGAAGGTGACAGATCGATGAGTGCAGCGCCTATTCCTGCTCCAAATGCATCAAGCGATAATGCTATTCCAAGCAATACGGCTTCTAAGCCCGTAATCGATCCAGACTTATCGATATCAGCCATAACTGGTTTCTTTAGAATGTGTATGACGATTCCTAACGATTTGATTTCAAAAAGCACAATGTTCTTAGGTTCTTTTTCCAAGCACTCAACGTTCTCTTTTTCTGGTAAGAAAACCTGCCATAGAGAGTAGATTCCGATTCCTAGAAGAATCACGCCTCCCAATATCTCACCTGTCTTAGGTGAAATAAATTGTTCTAACGTAAATCCAAGCAACATCGAAAGTAAAAAGGTAACAGCTGAACAAATTGCGATGATGATAATGGAGCGAAAAGGAATTTTAATGGATTTCATTCCATACGTTAATCCGGCTCCAAAACTGTCCAGGCTGACGGCTAGTGCCAACAAAACAAAAGAGTAAGCCACCATTGTTCCTGTACTCCTTTCAGTTAACGGTAAACGTAGTATATGAAAGGAGCACAGAAATGGTTTATTTTTGACAAGTCTTACAAATATGAGTGCCTCTACCTGCTACAACTAATCGTTCAATCTCGGTACCACATACACGACATGCTTCATTTTTTCGACCGTAAACAAATAGTTTCAGCTGATAGCCACCTGTCTCACCAACCGCGTTCGTGTAAGAGCGGATCGAGCTTCCCCCGTGTTTCACAGACTCAGAAAGAATTTCTGTAATGGCGGTTTTCAATTTCTTTAACCGGGGCTGACTTAATTTATTTGCTGAGGTCTCTGGATGGATTCCAGCCTGAAATAATACTTCATCGACATAAATGTTGCCTAAACCAGCAATAAGAGTCTGATCTAACAATACCGATTTTATGTTACGTTTTCGATTAGCAAACAGCTTTTTTAAGAGTGCAGCTGTTAAAGAATCTGATAATGGTTCTATACCTAAAGTTTTCAATGGTGCATGACTTTCTTCTGTTCCTTTTGGATACAGATGCATCGTCCCAAATTTTCTCACATCTCGATATCTTAGTTCGGTTCCATCAGAGAACTGAAAAATAACATGTGTATGTTTATCAGCAGGTTCATCTTTTTGATTCAACCCATATTTCCCTTCCATCCTTAGGTGAGAAACTAATACATCCTCATCAAGATGAAAAATTAAAAACTTACCTCTTCGATACACACTTTGAAAGGTTTGACCTTTTAGTTTCAAAATGAATTCTTCTGTCCCAGGATGTTTAATAATATTTTCCCAGTATATTTTCACATCTGTAATCATCTTTCCTGGAAGAAATCGATTCAAAGTGTTTTTGACATTTTCGACCTCAGGTAACTCAGGCATTCTTTCACCAACCTTATTAGAAAAACAGCACCCTGAATCTAGAGGATGCTGTTTGTACTATTATTTTGCTTCGAACCAGGAATCTCCCCAATTCACATCTACCTTTAATGGTACATCAAGTTCTACTGCTGATTCCATCACTTCGCAAACAATCTCTTCTAGTTTTTGCAGCTCATTTTCAGGTACTTCAAAAATAAGTTCATCATGTACAGTGAGCAGCATTTTTGCTTCAAGTTTCTCGTCGATTAAACGTTGATCCATATCGACCATCGCTTTTTTTATGATGTCTGCAGCTGTTCCTTGAATCGGTGTGTTCATTGCTGTTCTTTCTGCAAAACTACGCAGGTTAAAGTTTCGACTATTAATTTCAGGCAGATAACGTCGTCTATGAAGCAGAGTTGAAACAAACCCTTTTTGCTTGGCTTCAGAAACACTGTCCTTCATATACTGTTGAACACCAGGGAAACTATCCAAATAGGATGCAATAAATTCTCCAGCTTCTTTTCTCGTGATCCCTAGGCTTTGTGATAAGCCATAATCACTGATTCCGTATACGATTCCAAAGTTTACAGCTTTAGCGTGTCTTCTCATCTCAGAAGTAACTTCGCTTTCTTCTACATGAAAGACGTCCATGGCCGTTTTCGTATGAACATCCATCTCTGTCTTAAAGGCTTCCATCAAGTTTTCATCTTGAGAGATATGAGCCAATACGCGCAGTTCGATCTGTGAATAATCAGCCGCAAGGATTTTCCATCCAGGCTGTGAGGCAACAAAGGCATGTCTGATCTTTCTTCCTGCTTCTAATCGAATCGGAATGTTTTGAAGGTTCGGATCGATAGAACTCAGTCTTCCCGTTTGCGCGAGAACCTGATTAAAGCGTGTATGAATCTTACCCGTATCTTCTTTTACTACTTTTAGCAGACCTTCAATATAAGTAGATCGTAACTTTCCGAGCTGACGATAGATAAGGATCTTATTGATGATCTCATGTTTGCCTTCTAACTTCTCTAATACATCAACAGAAGTTGAGTAACCCGTCTTTGTCTTCTTCACAGGCGGCAAGTCCAACTTCTCAAATAATATTTCGCCCAACTGTTTAGGCGAGTTTATATTAAATGATACTCCAGCAAGTTCGTGAATATCTTTTTCAAGTGAAGTTAATTGTATGTCTAAGTCAGCACCCATCTTTTGAAGGGTATCTGATTTTACTTTTACGCCGAACTCTTCCATCTTGGCTAATACGAGAGCTAATGGCATCTCTAGCTGATAGAATAGATCACTCTGCTCATTTTCTTTTAACTTCTCATCGAGCAGGTCGCTCAATTCAAAGACAGTATATGCTTTTCTAGAAAGATGCTCAGCAAGAACAGCTTCATCTTCTGGCAGTTTTTTCTTAGCCCCTTTACCATATACTGCTTCATTCACGTCAACATTAGATTTGCCATACTGCTTCGCAACATCTGCTACTTCATCTAACGATTCAGAAGGATTTAGGAGATAGGAAGCCAGCTGGATATCAAAATCAATACCATTTAACAAGATACCTTGTCCGTGTAACGCTACATGCGCTCTCTTCGCATCAAACATTCTCTTCTTTTGGTTCTCATCTTGCAGCCATTCCTGAAATTCTTCTGATTGATCAGCAAGACTCGAAGGGATATAAAATGTTCCCGCATCATTACTTACAGCGTAACCATGAATTTTAGCTTTATGATAATCTTCTGTTAACGTTTCTACGATCAGGGATGAAGGACTTTTTAACATGTCAGCTTCAATTTTCGTTACCGTTTTGAAGTTAAGTTCTTCTTTTTCCTCATCCTGAAGAATTTCATCATCTCCGCCTAATCGTTCGAGCAATGAATTGAACCCTAACTCTTTGAAAAGAGGAAATACAGAAGACGTTTCATAACCATCATAATTCGTTTCTTCCAGACTGACTTCAATAGGAGCTTCTTTCGTTATCGTAGCAAGCTCTTTACTCATAATAGCTTGCTCTTTATTCTCTGTTAATCGTTCTTTAAGCTTAGCACCTGAAATCTCATCTATTGAATCAAGAACTTTTTCAATCGTTCCATATTGCTTGATCAACTTGATCGCAGTTTTTTCACCAACTCCAGGTACTCCCGGAATATTGTCGGAAGGGTCTCCCATAAGGCCCTTCATATCTATGATTTGATGAGGTGTAATTCCGTAGCGCTCGTTCACTTGTTCTACGGTATAAGCCTCAACCTCAGTGATTCCTTTTCTAGTTAACACGACTTCAACATCAGGCGTAACAAGTTGAAGTAGATCTTTATCTCCCGTAAATACTTTCACATCCCAGTTTCCATCTGCAGCATAAGAAGCAAGGGTTCCAATAATGTCATCTGCTTCATAATTTTCAAGCTCATAACGTTTGATTTTAAATGCATCTAATAACTGTCTGATAAACGGAAACTGCTCAGATAATTCTGGTGGGGTTTTCTGACGGCCGCCTTTATATTCACCAAATGTCTTATGGCGGAATGTTGTTTTTCCGGCATCAAAAGCAACGAGGATATGTGTAGGCTTCTCATCTTCTAAGATTTTCAAGAGCATCTGTGTAAACCCGTACACAGCGTTTGTATAAACACCTTTATCGTTGTTTAAAAGAGGTAGAGCAAAAAAAGCTCTGTATGCAATACTATTTCCATCAATAAGTACTAATTTATTTGTTTTTGCCAAGTCCGTAACCTCCTGAGGACATTTCTTCTATCATCTATTGTATCACGATGACAACGAGAAACAAAAAAGTAGGAACAGAAGAGCTCTTAGGCATAAAAAAGGCGAGAATCCATGAAGGACTCTCGCTAAGGGGGTACTGAAAAAGGATACTTTAATCATAAGTTTGAACTGTTAACTAAAGAAAACAAGTGTGTAAAGGAATTGTAAATCTTACAACTCCAACTTCTTCGGAAATAGAATCGTAAACTGAGACCCTTCCCCTGGCTTACTCTGAACTTCAATAGTTCCGTGATGCGCTTCCACAAGATGCTTGACTATGGCAAGCCCTAGTCCAGTACCTCCTGAATTTCTACTTCTAGCTTTATCTACACGGTAGAACCGTTCGAATATTCGTGGAATCTCACTTTCCTTAATGCCGATTCCTGTATCTTTGATCAGTAACTTCACATGGTCTTCCAATTCTTCCACGCTTACGTTTACGCGACCACCAGCAGGAGTGTACGTTAAGCTGTTTGATACAAGGTTGATCACGATCTGCTTCAAACGAGGTGAATCTCCATCCATAACCGTTTCACCAGAAATATCTACGGATAGAGCAATACCTTTCTTTTCAGCTTTTGGCTGAAGAATCTCAAAGGTATCGTTCACTAAAGCACCAAGATCAACAGATTGAGTTTCTAGGTGAAACCCTTGTTCACTTTTAGAAAGATCTAACAAGTCTTGTATTAATGCCTGTAGCCGATCACTTTCATTTAACATGATCGTTAAAAACTTGTTACGATATTCTTCATTCTCACCAGCACCATCTAATAAAGTCTCTGCAAAACCTTTTAAAGAAGTGATCGGTGTTTTAAGTTCATGTGAGACATTAGCCACGAAATCTTTCCTTACTTGCTCGAGTTTCTTAAGCTCTGTAATATCGTGAAAAACAAGCACGATTCCTTTAAGCTTACCTCTTGCGTTCATAACAGGAGCACTATAGACATCAAAATGTTTTGTATCAATGTGAATAGGGATAACCGTATTTCTTCTCACCTTTTTTTCAGTTAGATACGTTTCTTTTACAATATCCTTGATGGATGTGTAAGGAAATACTTCATAGAAAAGATGACCCGTCCAATAATCTGTATGTTCTTTAAACAGTTCTTTGAACGTTTTGTTTACTAAGTTGATATAGCCGTTTTTATCAATAAGAATAAGTCCGCTTCCCATATTCTCTATTAATGTTATCAAGCGATCATGCTGAGATTCTTGGGATTTTGTCATCTTCTCTAAGTTTCGTGCTAAAACGTTTAATGAGTAGTTTAATTCTCCGATATCTTCTCCAAAATACTCATAGGTTCTTGCTTTAAAATTACCTTTTGCAAGCTCTTTCGCAGTCTGGGTCGCCTCTTCTACAGGTCTGACAATCTTATGAATCACTTTAAGAGACACGTATAAAATGATGATAAAACAGATCAGGAAACCGATCGACATCATGATCCAAATCGATCTTTCTTCCGATTCTGCTGCACCTTCTGGTATAACGACCTGAATATATCCTGTCTCGTCTCTCTTTTTTAACGTATAGTATAATTTGCCGTTCTCATTCTTTTGAGCTAGTTTCTCACTATTCGGCACATTTTCTTTTTTGAACAAAGACATGTTTCTTGGACTATTTATGTCCGATGAATATTTCACGTTCCAATCTGAATCCAGGACATAAATCTCACCATCTAAATCTTTAGATGCCGTTCTTAAAAGATTCATGATGACTAGCTTTGATTCTTCAGTCTTGAGAACTTGTTCGATCAAACTTAATTCACCTTTATAAAAAGCCATTCTTTTATCTTTCACACTATGATGGACAATGTTCCCCATGATTAGAGCTAATAGAATAAAAACCAATAAAATACCGAGCAGGAAAAAGGTAAGTACTCGGTTCTTAAAATCATGCATTATTGAGGCTCCTCTAGCTTATATCCTAATCCCCTTATGGTTTTAATATAAATTGGCTTACGTGTATTAGTCTCGATTTTCTCTCTTAAATGACTGATATGAACATCAACAATTCGAGTATCCCCTACAAAATCATAGTTCCAAACTGCAGAAAGCAGCTGTTCCCTCGAAAGGACACGACTCTTATGTCTAGCAAGATAGACGAGCAGTTCAAATTCTTTTGGTGTAAGTTCTAGTGCTTTCTCCTTGAAATATGCTTCATAGTTTTCCGGATAAATATCAACTTCACCAATTTTAAGGTGCTCTACTTCTTCTTTTTTCTTTTCTGATTCTGTATTGACTGATGTTGACCTGCGGAGGATTGCCTTTACCCTTGCAACTACTTCTCTTGGACTGAATGGTTTCGTCATATAATCGTCCGCACCTAACTCAAGGCCTAACACCTTATCAAACTCATCATCCTTAGCCGTTAACATGAGAATAGGAATATTTAGTTTTCTTAAACGGAGTTCTTTACATACTTCTATTCCATCCATTTCTGGCAGCATAAGGTCTAATATGATTAGATTAGGTTCTTCGCTTTCCGCTTTTTCTAATCCACTCTTGCCATCCATTGCCGTAACTACTTGAAATCCTGCTTGTTCTAAGTTAAATTGCAACAATGTTGAGATCGAAATTTCATCTTCTACTACGAGTAACTTTTGGCTCATCATATTCCCACCTTTTTACGACTTGTACAAATTCATCATACTATTTTTTTTATAGTGTGTACAAAAAACGCAAAATTTTCATAGTGGCTTTACATATACTTAACATTTCCTTTACATTAAGGAGTTTTATTCTTATATTTCCTTCTATTCTACGGATTTAATCGTAATTACTACATATAAAACTGCTTCAAAAAATGAACGTAAAAATAAACCTTTCAAATGAAAGGTTTAGAAATTTTCCATCGTATTAGATGTAATTGATTTTGTAGCATATGGGGGACAAACTTGCAAAGTGCTCTTCAGCACTTCAATTCCTTCCTCATTTTCAGCTCTAACGTTCATATTAACAATATGCTTATCTCTGTTAACTTCCGTAATTTGAAACAAAAAAGTTAATTTCGAATAATGATAAACGGGTTTAATAAATGTAAAACTGGATTCTACGATGGAACTACCAGGACCCGGTAAATATTTTGATACCGCTGATGTCACCATTCCCATTAACATAACCTGAGGGACGACGGGCTTTTTATAAGGTGTTAGTGTTGCATAATCGTGTTGGATAAATAATGGGTTATTGTCATTCGTTAAGCCTAAATACAGAAGAAGATCTTTATCTTCTATCGTTTCTTGCATCTCTAATTTTTCTCCAGCTTGGATCTCATCTATTTTTCTTCCAAGTTTTCGTTTTTTTCCTATCAGCATTTAATAACCCCCTCTTTATGATAACGCTTTCATTATTTATAGGAGAAAAGATTCGGGAGTTAACCCGAATCTCTCACACGCTTATGCTAATACTTTCATAACTGATTTAACAGATTCAGCCGATTGATCGAGCGCTGCTTTCTCTTCTGCAGTCAGCTCAAGTTCGATGATCTCTTCTAGACCACCACCGCCAAGAATCGTTGGAACGCCAAGACAGATACCATCGTATCCATATTCACCTTCTAAGAAAGCGATAGATGGAAGCACTCTACGCTGATCTTTAACAATCGCTTCTACCATCTCAACTAAAGAAGCTGCTGGAGCATAATAAGCAGATCCGTTACCTAAGAGATTAACGATCTCTCCTCCACCTTTACGTGTGCGCTCAACAATTGCATCTAGACGTTCTTTAGAGATTAATTTCTCTAACGGAATTCCACCTGCATAAGAGTAGCGTACGAGTGGCACCATATCGTCTCCGTGACCACCAAGAACAAAACCAGTAACATCTTTTACAGAAACGTTAAGCTCCATAGCAACAAACGTACGGAAACGTGCTGTATCTAGTATTCCAGATTGTCCGATTACACGGCTTTTAGGGAAACCAGACTCTTTTAATACAGTGTAAGTCATCGCATCAACTGGATTTGTTAAAACGATAATCGTGCAATCAGGAGAATGTTTAACGATTTCTTTCGTTACACTTTTCATGATCCCAGCGTTTGTGTTCACGAGGTCATCACGGCTCATCCCAGGCTTACGAGCAATTCCCGCTGTTATGACCACTACATCAGATTCAGCTGTATCTGCATAATCGCTAGTACCTGTAATTGACGCATCAAAACCTTGAACAGGACTTGCTTCCATCATGTCGAGCGCTTTACCTTTTGTAGGGTTTTCCATTTGAGGAATATCAACTAATACTACATCCCCAACTTCTTTTTGACCTAAGATAAAAGCCGTTGTTGCTCCTGTAAATCCTCCACCAATAACCGAAATCTTTTTTCGTTTGTTAGCCATGTCTTCCCCTCCAGGAACAGTTTTAAAAGTATAAATGATGTTGAGAAAACCCCTTATAAAAAGGGGTCGTTTAGATTACATGTTTTTAATTAGTTCGTCAGCAAACTCAGAACATTTAACTTCTGTAGCGCCGTCCATCAAACGTGCGAAATCGTAAGTAACAACTTTACTTGCGATTGTGTTTTCCATAGAAGAAAGTACTAATTTAGCAGCTTCTCCCCATCCTAGATGTTCAAGCATCAACACACCTGAAAGAATTACAGATGATGGGTTTACTTTATCAAGACCAGCATACTTTGGTGCAGTACCATGAGTTGCTTCAAAGATAGCATGTCCTGTTTCGTAGTTGATGTTAGCACCTGGTGCGATACCGATACCACCAACTTGTGCTGCAAGAGCATCAGAGATGTAATCTCCATTTAAGTTCATTGTAGCAACTACATCAAACTCAGCTGGACGAGTTAAGATCTGTTGTAAGAAGATATCAGCGATAGAGTCTTTAACAATGATCTTTCCTGCAGCTTCAGCATCTGCTTGTGCTTTGTTTGCAGCATCTTTTCCGCTTTCTTCAACGATACGGTCATACTGAGCCCATGTGAATACTTTGTCACCAAACTCAGCTTCTGCTAACTCATATCCCCAGTTCTTGAAAGCACCCTCTGTATACTTCATGATGTTTCCTTTATGAACTAAAGTTACACTCTTACGTCCTTCGTTGATCGCATATTGAATAGCTGCACGAACAAGACGTTGAGTACCTTCTGAAGATACAGGCTTGATACCAATACCAGAAGTTTCAGGGAAACGGATTTTGTTAGCACCCATTTCATCTTGTAGGAATTGAATCAACTTTTTAACTTCATCAGATCCACTTGCATATTCGATACCAGCATAGATATCTTCTGTATTCTCACGGAAAATAACCATGTTTGTGTCTTCAGGACGTTTAACTGGTGAAGGAACACCTTTAAAGTATTGAACAGGACGTAGACAAGTAAATAGATCTAACTCTTGTCTTAAAGCAACGTTTAAAGAACGGATCCCTCCGCCTACTGGCGTTGTTAAAGGTCCTTTAATCGCAATTATGTAATCGCGAATCACATCAAGAGTTTCTGCAGGAAGCCACTCACCTGTTTGGTTAAATGCTTTCTCTCCTGCTAATACTTCTTTCCAAACGATCTTTTTCTCACCATTATATGCTTTTTCAACAGCAGCTTCTAATACACGTGAAGCAGCAGCCCAAATATCAGGACCTGTACCGTCACCTTCGATAAAAGGGATCACCGGTTGATTTGGTACGTTTAATACACCATTGTCGACTGTAATACGTTCTCCGTTAGACATTTTTAAAATTCCTCCTAATTCTTGTATTGCATGTACTTTACTAGTCTACTAAAAAACATAGGTAAAAGAGAAGAAGAATCCCTTCTCTTTTTATGATATAACCTATTGTTTTTATATTATCTTTGTTCTAAAGCAACATATTGCTGCATATCAGGTCCGATATATTCAGCACGAGGGCGAATCAAACGGTTGTTTTCGTATTGCTCTAAGATATGTGCAATCCATCCGGAAACACGGCTGATCGCAAAGATCGGCGTGAATAGGTCATGATCGATGCCTAAGCTGTGATATACACTAGCAGAATAGAAGTCTACGTTTGGCAACAAGCCTTTTTTCTGCTTAAGCGTCTCATCAATCTTAACGCTCATCGTGTACCATTTCTCTTCACCCGTGATAGATGTTAGTTGTTTAGACATTTCACGTAAGTGTTTTGCGCGTGGATCGCCGTTCTTGTATACACGGTGCCCAAAGCCCATAATCTTTTGTTTGTTCTCAATCGCGTTATCCAAGTAAGATTCTACGTTTGCTTCCTCACCGATTTCAGAAAGCATCTTCATTACCTGTTCGTTCGCTCCACCATGTAGTGGTCCTTTTAAAGCGCCAATCGCTGCTGTGATTCCTGAATAGATATCAGAAAGTGTAGCCACACATACACGTGCTGTGAACGTGGATGCATTTAGCTCATGGTCAGCATGTAATACTAATGCTTTGTTAAAAGCAGTTTCAGAAATTTCATCAGGCTCTTTGCCTGTAAGCATATATAGGAAGTTAGCTGCATAGCTAAGTTCTTTTTTAGGAGCAATAGGATCTTTTCCTTCCCTAATACGTGCAAATGCCGTTACAAGTGATGACATCTGAGCTTGAAGACGGATGGCCTTTTTGTAGTTTCCATCTGTAGACATATCCTCTGCTTCTGAATCATACATCGCTAATGTCGACACGATTGTACGAAGAACAGTCATAGGATGTGTATTCTTCAAAGGAAGCGATTTCATTTGTTCCAACAATTCTGCAGGCAGCTCACTAGCCTCAGCAAGTTCTGATTTAAATGAATCTAATTCAGATTGGGAAGGCAGTTTACCATTCCATAGCAAGTATACAACTTCCTCAAAAGTTGCATGTTCAGCTAAGTCATCAATGCTATATCCTCTATAGGTTAATACATCGTCAATGATAGAGCTGACAGAAGATGTCGTTGCAACAATTCCTTCTAATCCTCTTGTAGCTGTCATGGCTATCTCTCCTTTTTTTCTGTTATTCTCTCTTCTCCTTTAATTGTTTCACTTTTTAAAAAATAGAAAGAGCTTACATTTTCCTTTTAATAAAAAAGCTGGATTCAAGGTTACATTCCCAACTTTTTTAATCTCGAAACTGAGACTTGAAAAATGAAAGACTATTTAAAGGAAATGGGACATACACATCAATTATAAACAATAATCTGATATTTGTGAACGGATATCACTTAATTCGTGCTGAAAGCGTCATGAACCTGAAAACATCCCTACTAATTTCATGGCCATATAAGCGATTCCTGCTCCGATTAACGGTCCCACCGCCACACCTTGAAAAAGAGCGACGGCAAGGATTGTGCCAAAGACTAAAGCTGCCGTGATATGAGGATCATTCTGAAGCAAATGAAGTCCTTTACTTGCGATCACTGCAACGAAAATGCCAGATAATAGAGCAACCCATGCATAATAAGAACGCAAGGAGTCAGACAACTGTTTAAATCCGATCTCACCTGATGCTATCGGAACTAAGACGGCAATTGTTATGATCGTCACACCCCAGTTGATTCCTTTTTGCTGAATAGCAGGAAACCATTTGTCTCCCATACCGGTAAATTTTAACACTAACAAAAATGCCACTGCGACAATCAATGATTGATTTTTTGCAAGTAGGCCAATGATCAATAAACCTAATAAAAAAAGTAAAGGTCCCATCGTTTTCATTCCTTTCTAAAAGATTTGTACGAAAAGGCAGGTGAACACTATGTATGCTGAACTAACACATCGTTTGTTGCGCATAGGATTTATTATATTCCTTGCAATCGTCCTTATTTTTTCAGGCTATTATGTTTCTGCTATCCTTTATCCTTTTATAGCGGGCGCGATCATAGCACTGATGATCAACCCGTTTGTACGCTTTATCGTGGACCGATTTAAAGTGAATCGAGCTCTAGCCGTCATTCTTTCTATATTAGGCCTTTTAGGTGTAATTGTCTTGTTACTGACCTTGCTCATTCAAGAGATGATGACTGGTTTTGCTTATATTGCACATGAATTGCCCGCATATATTCAAGAGCTGGTCTTTTATTTTGAACGATCATTTAAAACGAACGTACTTCCTTTATATCAAGATTTACTCTCTATTTATAGCAAGTTGGGAACGGATCAGCAAGAAACGGTAATGGATAATATCGAGAAGATCGGAACCGGCATTACCACAAATGCGTCCAGTATGACACAGGCCGTGATTAATAGTGTCTCTCTAATGATCGTAAGTCTTCCAACTTTTTTAACGGTTTTTATCTTTTCGCTTCTCGCTGCTTTTTTTATTAGTAAGGATTGGTACCGTCTTACAGGATTTCTCAACACAATCTTCCCTGAAAAGTTAATCCAAACTGTCACAACGGTATA encodes the following:
- the coaE gene encoding dephospho-CoA kinase (Dephospho-CoA kinase (CoaE) performs the final step in coenzyme A biosynthesis.), which codes for MIIGLTGGIATGKSTVSNIIKSQGIPVVDADIISREVVMPEKEAYEKIVACFGDQILNDDKTINRAALGEIIFNDSEKRTMLNEIVHPAVRKEMKRQADAYQRSGESLVVMDIPLLFESNLTHMVDRTWLVYTAPELQLQRLINRDHFSEKQALSRIHSQMPITEKKELADVIIMNNGSLVELENDVLLLLNKQKNRPDN
- the ytaF gene encoding sporulation membrane protein YtaF, which translates into the protein MVAYSFVLLALAVSLDSFGAGLTYGMKSIKIPFRSIIIIAICSAVTFLLSMLLGFTLEQFISPKTGEILGGVILLGIGIYSLWQVFLPEKENVECLEKEPKNIVLFEIKSLGIVIHILKKPVMADIDKSGSITGLEAVLLGIALSLDAFGAGIGAALIDLSPSLTTITIALMSALFLWGGMILGLYLFNKTNWMKGLSVLPGVLLIVMGLLKM
- the mutM gene encoding DNA-formamidopyrimidine glycosylase, with the translated sequence MPELPEVENVKNTLNRFLPGKMITDVKIYWENIIKHPGTEEFILKLKGQTFQSVYRRGKFLIFHLDEDVLVSHLRMEGKYGLNQKDEPADKHTHVIFQFSDGTELRYRDVRKFGTMHLYPKGTEESHAPLKTLGIEPLSDSLTAALLKKLFANRKRNIKSVLLDQTLIAGLGNIYVDEVLFQAGIHPETSANKLSQPRLKKLKTAITEILSESVKHGGSSIRSYTNAVGETGGYQLKLFVYGRKNEACRVCGTEIERLVVAGRGTHICKTCQK
- the polA gene encoding DNA polymerase I, which encodes MAKTNKLVLIDGNSIAYRAFFALPLLNNDKGVYTNAVYGFTQMLLKILEDEKPTHILVAFDAGKTTFRHKTFGEYKGGRQKTPPELSEQFPFIRQLLDAFKIKRYELENYEADDIIGTLASYAADGNWDVKVFTGDKDLLQLVTPDVEVVLTRKGITEVEAYTVEQVNERYGITPHQIIDMKGLMGDPSDNIPGVPGVGEKTAIKLIKQYGTIEKVLDSIDEISGAKLKERLTENKEQAIMSKELATITKEAPIEVSLEETNYDGYETSSVFPLFKELGFNSLLERLGGDDEILQDEEKEELNFKTVTKIEADMLKSPSSLIVETLTEDYHKAKIHGYAVSNDAGTFYIPSSLADQSEEFQEWLQDENQKKRMFDAKRAHVALHGQGILLNGIDFDIQLASYLLNPSESLDEVADVAKQYGKSNVDVNEAVYGKGAKKKLPEDEAVLAEHLSRKAYTVFELSDLLDEKLKENEQSDLFYQLEMPLALVLAKMEEFGVKVKSDTLQKMGADLDIQLTSLEKDIHELAGVSFNINSPKQLGEILFEKLDLPPVKKTKTGYSTSVDVLEKLEGKHEIINKILIYRQLGKLRSTYIEGLLKVVKEDTGKIHTRFNQVLAQTGRLSSIDPNLQNIPIRLEAGRKIRHAFVASQPGWKILAADYSQIELRVLAHISQDENLMEAFKTEMDVHTKTAMDVFHVEESEVTSEMRRHAKAVNFGIVYGISDYGLSQSLGITRKEAGEFIASYLDSFPGVQQYMKDSVSEAKQKGFVSTLLHRRRYLPEINSRNFNLRSFAERTAMNTPIQGTAADIIKKAMVDMDQRLIDEKLEAKMLLTVHDELIFEVPENELQKLEEIVCEVMESAVELDVPLKVDVNWGDSWFEAK
- the pnpS gene encoding two-component system histidine kinase PnpS yields the protein MHDFKNRVLTFFLLGILLVFILLALIMGNIVHHSVKDKRMAFYKGELSLIEQVLKTEESKLVIMNLLRTASKDLDGEIYVLDSDWNVKYSSDINSPRNMSLFKKENVPNSEKLAQKNENGKLYYTLKKRDETGYIQVVIPEGAAESEERSIWIMMSIGFLICFIIILYVSLKVIHKIVRPVEEATQTAKELAKGNFKARTYEYFGEDIGELNYSLNVLARNLEKMTKSQESQHDRLITLIENMGSGLILIDKNGYINLVNKTFKELFKEHTDYWTGHLFYEVFPYTSIKDIVKETYLTEKKVRRNTVIPIHIDTKHFDVYSAPVMNARGKLKGIVLVFHDITELKKLEQVRKDFVANVSHELKTPITSLKGFAETLLDGAGENEEYRNKFLTIMLNESDRLQALIQDLLDLSKSEQGFHLETQSVDLGALVNDTFEILQPKAEKKGIALSVDISGETVMDGDSPRLKQIVINLVSNSLTYTPAGGRVNVSVEELEDHVKLLIKDTGIGIKESEIPRIFERFYRVDKARSRNSGGTGLGLAIVKHLVEAHHGTIEVQSKPGEGSQFTILFPKKLEL